AAtgatttgccaaaaaaaaaaaaggattaataaaAACATGAACAAGGGAATATATATTGCTGCTGGAGAGTTAAGTCTTAGGAGCTGTGTGTTTcgagaggaggagagagacccTCAGCTGCTGGGGCGCCCTTGCCACACTCAGTCTCCCACCACATCAAGAATCTCCCCTCCTCAGTTCCACACAGACCTCCAAAAGAGGAGGGGGCCTTCATGTCCCATCCGTAAAGTCTGctctactcagccataaaaaaaaaaaaaaaagaagaagttgtgTGTTTAGAAAGCAAAATCCTACAGGTAACGTACAGGCATACCTCGAAGATATTTCGGGTTCAGTTCTacaccactgcaataaagtgaaaaTTGCATTAAAGCGAAccacatgaatttttttgtttcctactACATACAAAAGTTATGCTTACACTATACTGTCATCTATGAAGTGTACAATAGCAGTATATCTAAACAAATGTACATGTCTTAATTAAAAGTATACTGAGCTATCTCAGGGAAGTCTGAGGAGAGGCAGATAGAGGAAtggtcagaacacacacaacatatatcAGTTAATTTTGTCATCTTACATGGGCATGGTTCGTGGCACtgcaaaacaaatacaataatagcatcaaagatcactgatcatgCCTTACCAAAGCAGatagaataatgaaataatttgaaatattgtgGGAATGATAATAATGTGTCATAGACACACAAAGTGAGCGCATGCTGCTGGATAAATGACTCCAGTAGACTTatttgatgcagggttgccacaaaccttcaatttgtaaaaaatggaGTATCTATGAAGCACCATAAAGCAAAGCGCAATAAAAGAATGTATGCCTATACCTCCACTTTAGTGGAGAAGGTGGAATGTCAGGAATGCTTTTGTTTAAGAAAGGAGATGATTTGGTTGATGAAACTCTAGAACATTCcatacataacaaaaaaagaaaagaaagcttgaGTGGGATGAGACCACCAGATCTAGGGAACATTTACACATGAGAttaagagagaaagcaagaaataaaaggagagggaaaggtATTATTTGAACTACCAGTGAGTGTCAAAAGAGATGACTGGATTCTAAACTTCATCTAAACCCAAATGGGATCCagcatttctaaaatgttacttatttacttactttaaCGTGTGCCGAGCACTGTTCCGCttacttataaataaaacttcatttaatccttgcattTGACAATCCTATGAAATAGTTAACTATTATCAATCTCATAATACagctaaagaaactgaggcatggagaagttaaataatttgcccaaggccatTTGCTTATTAATAAACAAGAGACCTAGGATTTATACCAACCAGCATGGTTCTGGAATCTGTGCTCCTAACCACTTTGTTCTCCTGCTCACAGGTGATCAAAACCCTGGTGCAGATGAAATCTTAAGGTTTTATGGTGCACCCAAATGTTGCTTccctttcagtttttctgtataGACCAGTGTATAGGGAAGCCCTTTaaagagagtagaatggtggtgtCATTACTCATACCTGCGCTCTTGGCTGACTCGAGGATAATTAGCATTGTGAGTCCCAGTTAGATTTCAGGAGACAGAATCTGCCCACTGCAGACATACATCTTTATAACAAGCTTTATCACAACAAGAGTATGATTACATTTGTTAGTTGCAGTCCTAAAACAGTACTCTGGTGCTATTTTCACATGAAATTATAAGATCACTCTTATAGGCATGTGCTTTTTAACTTTACTAATTCGAGGTCATtcactaaaaaatatttcttgacgGCCCCTGTTTTAGGTATTGCAGATGCTTTGTGACGAGTTCCTTCTCTATAAATTCTCTAtggatttttcctttcttgtgagCTGCTTCTTATTAGCTTATAAATTCTCATTATTTCTCCCaacttggaaagaaaaacaaaaatcaaaagaaactttTCTTGACTACACATCCCTTTTTAACTACTGGCCCATATATGTTTCCCCATTTACATCATGACACCTAGAAAATACTGTCCATTCTAATTTTCTCTCCACTTTCTCCACCAGATCTCGTCCAGCTCCAGATTCAAATTATATCCCCCTGCCTACTAACAGCTCCACCTGATGTCTGCTGGGCACtgaaacttccaaaactgaacTCTTGATCTTCCCAACCATTCCTGCTCCCTGGAACTCTTTCCCATCCCTTTAAAGGGTGATTCCATCTGTCTTATTGCTCAGGCCAAGAACTTTGGCTTTATCCTTAACTATGCTTTTGTTCTCATACCCCCACCATCCATTCCATCAGCAAATCGTATTCGTTTTACCCTTAAAGTCTATCCAAAATCTAACCATTTTATCTCACCTTTGCTATCCCTGCTCTAATTCACTTTGTAAGTAATCTCTCATCCCCAGCTATCTTCCCACTTCCTTCCCTGGCCACCCTACCTCTACTATCTGCTGTCAACCCAGCAACCAGgttgattcttttaaaacatcGGTCAGAATATATCACCTCTCCAACAACATgttcttcaagattttttttcatgtaacatgAAACAATTTAGATGAATCTCATCCACATAatgttgagtaaaagaagccagaagcAAGAGTTCATACCATATGATtgcattcatttaaaatacaaaactaggccgggcacggtggctcacatctgtaatcccagcactttgggaggctgaggtgggtggatcacctgaggtcaagagttcgagaccagcctggccaacatggtgaaaccctgtctgtactaaaaatacaaaaattagctggacgtggtggtgggcacctgtaatcccagctactcggaaggctgaggtaggagaatcacttgaacccaggaggtggaggttgcattgagccgagattgtgccattgcactccagcctgggtgacaagagcaaaactctgtctcataaaaataaatacattaattaattaaaatacaaaaccagGTAAAACGAATTCTGTGTTGTTAGACATAAGGATCATGATTGACGGGATAGGGGTTGATTGTGACTGCAAGAGAACACCAGGAGGGTTTCTGGGGGCTggtcttttctatttcttgatctgggtgctggttGCTCATGTGTATTCAGTTTGTAAAAATTTGGCAAGTTATATACTTAGGAGGTAAccttttctgtgtatattttatactttaattaaaaagtcTTACGAAATTATTTCTCATACaaaaaaatcattccttttttttttttttttgagatggagtttcactcttcttgcccaggctggagtgcaatggcacagtctcggctcactgcaacctccgcctcccgggttcaagtgattctcctgcctcagcctcccaagtagctgagattacaggcatgcgccaccacgcctggctaattttgtatttttagtagagatggggtttctccatgttggtcaggctggtctcgaactcccgacctcaggtgatctgcccaccttaaacctcccaaagtgctgggattacaggcatgagccaccgtacccggcccagAAAATTATTCTTCTCCTTTAGACTTAGAGTCAAATAATTTGTCAGCATTTATAACCATTAGCATTTATAaccaaagacacaacataccagaatctctgggacacagctaaagcagtgtttagagagaaatttatagcactaaatgcccacaggagaaagtaggaaagatctaaaatcgacaccctaacataacaattaaaagaactagagaagcaagagcaaacaaattcaaaagctagcagaaggcaagaaataactaagatcagagcagaagcgaaggacatagagacacgaaaaacccttcaaacaatcagtgaatccaggagctggttttttgaaagattaacaaagtagatagactgctagccagactagtaaagaagaaaagagagaagaatcaaatagacacactaaaaaatgataaagaggagatcaccactgatcccacagaaatacaaactaccatcagagaatactatacacaactctatgcaaataaacaagaaaatctagaagaaattgataaattcctggacacatacaccttcccaagactaaaccaggaagaaactgaatccctgaatagaccaataacaagttgtGAAATTGcagcagtaattaatagtctaccaaccaaaaaaaaaaaaacccaataaatcTTCACTGAGCAGTAGGCACTGATCTAGACATGtgggatacagcagtgaagaTGAGCTACAAAAGctccttggctgggcgcagtgggtcatacctgtaatcccagcattttgggaggctgaggcaggcagatcgcttgagcccaggagttcaagaccagcctgagcaatgtagtgaaatcctgtctgtacaaaaaaatacaaaaattagccaagcatggtggtgtgctcctatagtcccagctacttgggaggctgagacagggagggtgcagtgagccaggatcacgcactgcaccccagccttggtgacagagcaagactctgtctcaaaaaagtaacaaacaaacaaacaaacaaacaaaaactatgtaAAAGTAAGTTTTATATAAGTGAGAAAAGGCCTCATTGAGATGGCATCTGGACTAACACTTGGAAGGAGATAAGGGCAGTAGCCCTGTGTATGTCTGGGAGAAGAGTGTCCTGGACAGAGGGAATGGaaagcaaaggccctgaggcagaagcaGGTTCGGTGTGCACAAGCAAGCACTTGCACTAGCAAGGAGACAGTGGGACTGAAGAGGAGTAGGCCAGAGCACACGAGctggagatgaggtcagaggcACCCCTGGAGCCAGATTGTGAAGGAGCTGGTAGGCCTCTGTAAAGACTTGGGAATTTTATTCTGCCTGAGATTGAGGGTTGAGGGGGGAGTCattgttttgcccaggctggtttgagTTAGGTTTCAGGTGCTCGTAGTGGCAGGCCATTCATCTTCATTGCTGTAAATACATTTCAATTTATTATCCATTCTTCTATTGATTGATATTTAGGTGATTTGCAAGAGATATTAATTGTAAAGAAACTGAACAAGatatatcctttttttaaaaattggataacTTTTGTGACATAACAGGTTAGTTCCAATGGCAGTCAGGCAATCAATCAATACTCATGGTATACATTAGAGATAAATTATGAGTACATGTATATTAGTGTCAAACAGTAAAGGGTGCAAGgttgaaaatacaaagatatgCGAGGTGGATTGCTTGCCTTCAAAGACCCTATAGTCTAGTTGGAGAtaagatatatatgcatatggaACAGCAATTAGCAAGGACACATACAGGCAACACCAAATAACATCTTAGGCAATTTGCTCCATAAGCATTCTGAAATGGGCAAGATCACTTTGGACTCCAGTGATACAAGATTTATAGGGCAGCTGAGAATTTAGCAGAGCCTAAAAACGTACATAGGATTTGGAAAAGCAGAGACAGACTTTGCAGACATTATCTGAGCAAGGGAAATAACAAGAAGGCCAGTTTGTGTTTAAGGGGTCTGTGGGTGGTCAGTCTGAGTTAAAGTTTAGGATTCACTTTAAAGCCTAATGGAAATTTGGATAAATGTAATTCTAAAGTAAAGAGCTGCATTCAAATCTGGGAATATTGATATAGTCCACATTTCTCAATCATGTTGATGTATTAATGCCACATTTACTGCTACTAAATCTCAAAGTTCACAAGgcctaaatgttttaaatatatgtatttttagacCAACAAAGAAAATTCATCCAGTGTGACTGTATCAGACCCTGAGACGGAAAATAAGGCAGGCCAGACTCTGGAGAACAGCTCATTAATGGCCGAGCTCCTGAGCGATGTACCCTTCACCCTGGCCCCGCATGTGCTGGCAGTGCAGGGCACCATCACTGACCTTCCTGACCACTTACTCTCCTATGATGTCAGCGAAAACTTATCACGGTTTTGGTATGATTTCACTCTTGAAAATTCAGTGCTCTGTGATTCATAATCTTTATGTCTGTTTGCACCTTAACAGCTTTAAAATATGTTCACCTATTTTATTTGACCTGTTTGATGTTCTTTGCCGTTTCACTGTTTAAGGCCCTCAGCAAAGTAAGGAtcataaagcaaagaaaatagcATTACGTTAATTactctatttttaagaaaaatgtacatttgtGTACAAATTGAACTTAAGTTCTACTTCTTTTCTcccatataataaatataaaaattaggctatGAAGGTTTTATGAAAGGAGTCCATTCCTTCAGATGGTCTCTCAAAATATAACACCTCAAATTTATCTTAGAAGAACTGTGAAAAAGAATTGTGGCATTTTTTAGTTACCACAGCTCCGAAGTCTGAGCTAGAAGTGGGTGTGAAGTCTCCTCTCTGGTTTGTAGGAAGTTGAATTAGTGTTATTCccgattttttttcttccacagtgTTTATGaatgaattcagaaaaaaagttgCCAGTTAGCTTAATTTCTTCAGACACATTGATGTGGAAGTTTAAAACTTGTCCTAAACAACAGTGCTAGTTTGCTGATACGAGAATGCTAGACCTGCTCTGCGTGCTGTTTCTGGAGTGGCCCATTTCCGTTTTCTGAAACTCATGGCAGCCCTTTCCATTGTGAATAATTCTTATGTTCCCACCTTTGTTCTCTGCCTTTTTGCTACTTCAGTGTGCTCTCTGACCAGCTTTCCAAAGAACTTTCCCTGCTTCTGCCTCGGTTGGCATTTGCTCTCCTTACCACATATGTTCCCCAGTTTCTGAAGAGATCCACATTTCCTTtcaacctctctgcctcctgaagaAAAACATCCCATGATGATACATATTATTGCTGATAACACCCTTATTTAGAAATTTGTTGGCCACAATACAGATGGAAATGTTTTACTCCTGGAAAAACTAAAATCAACTCATTTCCAATTCGAGTATAGGCAAAACACCTACATATGACTTTTAGTTCTTGAATATCCATTGTTTACTTTAAtgaaaacagaactgccattggTCGATAAACTGTAAAGGGAAGAGGCAAATTGTGATAGAGAATTTTCTATGCCATGGGAAATTGAAATCACATTCATTTTGATGACCAGCAATATGATTTATTAACTCTGTGCCaagttttaagtatattttttcaCGAAGAGTGCCATAGTGAAACTAAACACTGTGCATAAAGGTACATGAATTATTCCagttttaaagtattattatgcctgtttgttttaataaatgtggCATGGTtttaatataaatgctatgttATTTAAAAGTTACAGGAACATTTCTATTGACAAAAATATGCTTCCTTTACATATTATGTTACCATATGATGTTAATGATTAAATTAGATCTTTACATAGTTTTTATAAAGCATCGGTCTAGGAAATATGACTTATTGCTGATGCAAATGTGAACATTTTGTAGTAGTTTTGTAAAAGCACATCCTTTTCAAATATCTATGTTAATGTACCCTTGAAACTAAATGCAAGTACATAGTCAGTTTGTCTAGTTTATGTGTGAAATTTTGTCTAAAATACCTAAACATTTCATCTATATTTATGTCTACCATGTTATCAATGTTTATAAGTACCTTCATGTgtctataaaaatgttatatttaaataaatgtgaattaaaataaaatttttgattattttcagATCTAGAAAAATGGGTTTTTTTGCATCATTTATATCTGAATGCAAGTTGTTAATTCTTTAGGAGCCAAAAAGTTTAAGTATATAGTTTGTATAGTGCTGGGAAAAATATGCAATTTCTTCTTACATATAAGTTTTAAGGAATAACTTTGAAAATGGTAAGATCAGTAGTCCTGGCTTAATAGGACTGGAGGGATTTGAGAGAGATGACATGAGCATTTCTAGATTGATCCCATCATCACAACATTTAGTAAGGGCCAATGTTAATGATCttctcttttaaacaaaaatattgtgaaaatgaccatttaattttttattctgtatataAATTAATGTTTCTATGAAACATTAGAAATCAATAAGCTAACTTCATTTTACCTAAGAAAATTGAAGCCTAGAAACACTAAATGACTTAAATCACTTAGTGATAAATAAATGCCTACCTTAATAGTGTTAGTAATTATAATATATGATAACAAAGCCTTATGATATGGTGGGAAAGAGTTCAGGCAATTGAGGCAGCCAGACAGAGTTGGTAATGGCTCCCTCCCTTATAAGCTGCGGAGCTTTCAATCAGTCCCCTAACTTCTGGTACCCTCAGTTCTCTCAGTTGTTAAACACTAATTGTTCATAACTTGCGGCGTTATGCTAAGTTATAGTTGGTGTATGTCAAATGCCCGGCAGCCTAAAGCCTAGCACATCATCAGTATTCTGGGAAACGGATTGTTATAATTCTCGTTATTAACCATACACACACAATACTAtaatgaaatgcaaaatacatattaattgaACTTCTTGAAGAGTAACATAAAAAAAACAGCTACCTACATTAACTGTAGATCCCCCTCCTTCCCAGTATTTTGTTCCATATTAAATACCTTACTATGAGCAATATTCCTAAAATATGTTAGTTGACTGTTCTCCCTTAGCTAAGAATTCCATAGtgaacattttgttctttttctcattattatagTCTTTTTCCTAATATATGTTATTATTGCAAAGTACTATAGGTATACAATGTGCAGGTGATTTTACtgaatcttatttatttctttatttgggatggagttttactcttgtcacccaggctggaatgcaatggcatgatataggctcactgcagcctcctcctcctcctgggttcaagcgattctcctgcctcagcctcccaagtagctgtgattatagttGCCGGCTACcgtgcctaatttttttttttattttagtagatgtggagcttcaccatgttgaccaggctggtctcgaactcctgacctcagatgatccaccccccccaggcctcccaaagtgctgggattacaggcatgagccactgtgcccagccttgaatcTTATTTTTAGCCTTAAAATACGTTCAAGACttgcatgtatttttttcccaAGCTTTCTTTAAAGACATTTGCATTCTTTCCTAAAAACAGAATGAGAGAGGCTATTCTGACCATGTATTAccctggctaattaaattttgatcaactgaactttaaaaattgtaCCATTAAAACGTTAGCAAAGGCACAATTTTTATTAACAATTGCAGAACAAATCTAGAATAGTTTTTTAAGGTAAACATTCATTGACATtaaca
Above is a genomic segment from Macaca thibetana thibetana isolate TM-01 chromosome 3, ASM2454274v1, whole genome shotgun sequence containing:
- the UMAD1 gene encoding UBAP1-MVB12-associated (UMA)-domain containing protein 1, whose translation is MFHFFRKPPESKKPSVPETEADGFVLLGDTTNEQRMEARGKTSDVEASQPSETNKENSSSVTVSDPETENKAGQTLENSSLMAELLSDVPFTLAPHVLAVQGTITDLPDHLLSYDVSENLSRFWYDFTLENSVLCDS